A single genomic interval of Juglans regia cultivar Chandler chromosome 1, Walnut 2.0, whole genome shotgun sequence harbors:
- the LOC109008227 gene encoding protein FAR-RED IMPAIRED RESPONSE 1-like — translation MLNRSIQEFNCIFLCLLQNAGYPFPHAIYPPTPFINTSSATSRIVDLDDNRPEGGETEAQCASARVEESNEDRPLPQETEDGSAGTSQNVEIDDDDMIEEPKSGMEFNSFEDLMSYYKQYAKKCEFGVMTKMTERGENETVRYVTLACARGGKARKRTFNVTNPRPTRKTKCKAMSNALKSDGKLRLNTVHNIHNHSLSPKKSRFFRCNREVSDSLKIVLNTNDLAGIRMNKSFGSLIVGAGVLKNLPFLEKDCRNYIDKARHLRLGTGGSGALREYFYRIQYKNLGFFALMDLDDDGSEDTETFVWLFKTWLQCIDGIAPKSIITDQDRAMKNAIAIVHPETRHRFCLWHILKKVSEKLGSYASYKIGMKNTLMKYVYDTQNIEEFERCWDQLIVKYNLHENAWLQSLYTEREHWVPTFLKEYFWAGMSTTQRIESMNAFFDGYVHAKTNLKEFVDQFENALKKKIENENATDVHWFSVTIPCISRSPIEKRFQDLYTNAKFKEVQLQITGIFNMNPKLNKSDDVVKTYLVEDGVRFEEFTKLVTHSVDFSEADTATKYILDRWRKDIKRRYTLIRSSYDAGEQQADSNIYSELLNICYQMITDAASSKEHTEDAKTKLYAMMKLYRANQQQPSITQTGFNVDCTVNDTTTVGTSKKVLSPHIV, via the exons ATGTTGAATCGATCAATTCAGGAGTTTAATTGCATATTTCTTTGTCTTTTACAAAATGCTGGTTACCCATTTCCACATGCCATATATCCTCCGACTCCTTTCATCAATACAAGTTCTGCTACAAGTAGAATAGTTGATTTAGATGATAATAGACCCGAGGGTGGGGAAACTGAAGCACAATGTGCATCCGCTAGAGTTGAGGAAAGTAATGAGGATAGACCACTTCCACAGGAAACTGAGGATGGCAGTGCGGGGACATCTCAGAATGTTGAAATAGATGATGATGACatgattgaggagccaaagtcgGGAATGGAGTTTAATTCCTTTGAAGATTTAATGAGTTATTATAAGCAATATGCTAAGAAGTGCGagtttggggtgatgacaaaaATGACTGAGAGGGGAGAAAATGAGACGGTTAGGTATGTCACCCTTGCTTGTGCTCGTGGTGGGAAGGCCCGTAAAAGGACTTTCAATGTCACCAACCCACGCCCGACAAGAAAGACAAAATGTAAGGCAATGAGTAATGCCTTAAAATCTGATGGAAAGCTTCGGTTGAATACAGTTCATAATATCCATAACCATAGCCTGAGTCCAAAGAAATCTCGCTTCTTTCGATGTAACAGAGAAGTGAGTGACTCTTTAAAAATAGTCTTAAATACAAATGATTTAGCTGGCATCCGAATGAATAAGAGCTTTGGATCTCTTATTGTTGGCGCGGGCGTACTCAAGAACcttccatttttggaaaaagattgtcGTAATTACATTGACAAGGCAAGACATCTACGACTTGGCACTGGTGGTTCCGGTGCGCTTCGAGAGTATTTTTATAGGATACAGTACAAAAATCTTGGATTTTTTGCgttgatggatttagatgatgatGGGAG TGAGGATACGGAGacctttgtgtggttattcAAGACCTGGTTGCAGTGTATAGATGGCATAGCTCCGAAATCAATTATCACTGATCAAGAtagagcaatgaaaaatgcaatagcTATTGTTCACCCAGAGACCCGACATAGATTTTGCCTGTGGCATATCCTGAAGAAAGTCTCCGAAAAACTTGGCTCCTATGCTTCCTATAAAATTGGGATGAAGAATACGTTAATGAAGTATGTGTATGACACCCAAAatattgaagagtttgagagGTGTTGGGATCAGTTAATTGTCAAGTACAATTTGCATGAGAATGCGTGGTTGCAAAGTTTATATACTGAGCGTGAGCATTGGGTTCCAACATTTTTGAAAGAGtacttttgggctggaatgagtacaacgcaACGAATtgagagcatgaatgcctttTTTGACGGGTATGTTCATGCTAAGACGAACCTAAAAGAATTTGTTGACCAGTTTGAAAATGCattgaaaaaaaagattgagaatgaaaatgccACAGACGTCCACTGGTTTAGTGTCACGATTCCTTGCATTTCTAGATCTCCAATTGAGAAGAGGTTCCAAGATTTATACACCAATGCTAAATTCAAAGAAGTTCAGCTTCAAATTACAGGCATCTTCAATATGAATCCAAAGTTAAATAAGAGTGATGACGTTGTAAAAACCTATCTGGTAGAGGATGGAGTTCGTTTTGAAGAGTTCACTAAGCTGGTTACACATTCTGTGGACTTTAGTGAGGCTGATACAGCTACAAA GTATattttagatcgatggaggaaggatatcAAAAGGCGATACACGTTAATCCGCAGTAGCTATGATGCAGGAGAACAACAGGCAGATTCTAATATTTATTCAGAGCTATTGAATATCTGTTATCAGATGATTACTGATGCAGCGAGTTCGAAAGAGCATACTGAGGATGCGAAGACTAAGTTGTATGCAATGATGAAGTTGTATCGTGCCAACCAACAACAACCATCGATTACCCAAACAGGTTTCAATGTTGATTGTACGGTAAATGACACTACTACAGTTGGTACTTCTAAGAAAGTACTCAGTCCACATATTGTGTGA